CTCGAGGTGGATCGCCTCCGGGTCGCGCAGCGCGAGCTCCATGAGGGTCCGGATGCCGCTGCGCGGGATGGCGCGCGCGGGAGACGTCGAGGACAGGAAGGGCATGCACCGACCGTAGGCCGCCCAGGTCACGCGCAGGTTACCGACCAGTATGGTCGCCACCCGGACGGGCGACTCACTCGCGCGCGAGGCCCAGGTGCCGCGTCTCGCCGTCCCACGACGGGAGCAGGCTCGCGACGAGCCCGGCCAGCCCCTCCGGGAACACCTCGATCTCGACGGCCGCGAGGTCGGGCAACGACCACCACCGCAGCTCGTCGATCACGTCCTGCTCGAGCGCCGTCCAGCCCGAACGGTCCTCCGCGACGAACGACGTCGACGCCACACGCGCCAGGAAGATCTCCTCGTCCTGCCGGCAGTGCTCGAAGAAGAAGTCGAAGATCGCCGAACGTGTGAACACCGGTCCGACGAGCGCGTCGTCGGCCAGCACGATGCCCGTCTCCTCGCGCACCTCACGCACCGCGGCCTCGCGCGCGGACTCCCCCGCGTCGATCCCGCCGCCGATCGTGAACCACCACGAGCGCTCGGGCTGGTCCGCGTCGTGGCCCCGGATCAGCAGCACGCGGTCGTCCTCGTCGAGCAGGATCACGCGCGCCGCCGTGCGGAACAGCAGGCCGTCGGCCCCGCGCGTCCACTCGGGTCCCAGCGCGTGGTCCGGGCGCCCGTCGTCGCTGGTCGCGTCCGCGGCCACCGCGAGGTCCGGACCCGCAGGCGCGACGAAGGCCGCGGGCTCGTCGTCGCCCGCGGCCTTCGTCGGCACCGGTGAGGTCACCAGCCCCGCTCGGCCAGCCGGTGCGGCACCGGCACGTCGTCGACGTTGATGCCGACCATCGCCTCGCCCAGGCCGCGCGAGACCTTCGCGATCACGTCGGGGTCGTCGTAGAACGTCGTGGCCTTGACGATGGCAGCCGCGCGCTCGGCCGGGTTGCCGGACTTGAAGATGCCCGAGCCGACGAACACGCCCTCGGCGCCGAGCTGCATCATCATCGCGGCGTCGGCCGGCGTCGCGATGCCGCCCGCGGTGAACAGCACGACCGGGAGCTTGCCCGCGGTCGCGACCTCCTTGACGAGCTCGTACGGCGCCTGCAGCTCCTTGGCCGCGAGGTACAGCTCGTCCTCGGGCAGGGAGGTCAGGCGGCGGATCTCGTCGCGCAGCGTGCGCATGTGGGTCGTCGCGTTCGACACGTCACCCGTGCCGGCCTCACCCTTCGAGCGGATCATCGCCGCGCCCTCGGTGATGCGGCGCAGCGCCTCGCCCAGGTTCGTCGCACCGCACACGAACGGCACGGTGAACGCCCACTTGTCGATGTGGTGCGCGTAGTCCGCGGGCGTCAGCACCTCGGACTCGTCGACGTAGTCCACGCCGAGGCTCTGCAGCACCTGCGCCTCGACGAAGTGGCCGATGCGCGCCTTCGCCATGACCGGGATGGAGACGGCCTCGATGATGCCGTCGATCAGGTCGGGGTCGCTCATGCGCGCCACGCCGCCCTGCGCGCGGATGTCCGCCGGGACGCGCTCGAGGGCCATGACGGCCACGGCGCCCGCGTCCTCGGCGATCTTCGCCTGCTCCGCGGTGACGACGTCCATGATGACGCCGCCCTTGAGCATCTCGGCCATCCCGCGCTTGACGCGCGCGGTGCCGACGACGCCGGCCGCGTCGCTCGTGGGGGTGGGCTGGCTGATGTCGCTGGTCACGTCGAGCCTCGCAGGTGAAAGTGCGGTCACGGGGTGTGCGGTCGGGGGCGCCGTCGCGCGTGGGCGGGTCGTCCACACGAGGACGGGCACCGCGACGGACCGAACCCGGCCATCTTAGTGCGTGGCCCCGCGGCGGCCGCCCGCGTGTCTCACGTGCGCCGCGCCGGCCCGCCGCGGCGGCTCAGCCCACGCCGGGCCGCGCGAGCGCTCCCGGCCACGCGTCGTCGAGCTCGAGCGTGCGCGGCTCGGGCGCGTGGCC
The sequence above is a segment of the Cellulomonas palmilytica genome. Coding sequences within it:
- a CDS encoding NUDIX hydrolase, with translation MTSPVPTKAAGDDEPAAFVAPAGPDLAVAADATSDDGRPDHALGPEWTRGADGLLFRTAARVILLDEDDRVLLIRGHDADQPERSWWFTIGGGIDAGESAREAAVREVREETGIVLADDALVGPVFTRSAIFDFFFEHCRQDEEIFLARVASTSFVAEDRSGWTALEQDVIDELRWWSLPDLAAVEIEVFPEGLAGLVASLLPSWDGETRHLGLARE
- the pdxS gene encoding pyridoxal 5'-phosphate synthase lyase subunit PdxS; translated protein: MAEMLKGGVIMDVVTAEQAKIAEDAGAVAVMALERVPADIRAQGGVARMSDPDLIDGIIEAVSIPVMAKARIGHFVEAQVLQSLGVDYVDESEVLTPADYAHHIDKWAFTVPFVCGATNLGEALRRITEGAAMIRSKGEAGTGDVSNATTHMRTLRDEIRRLTSLPEDELYLAAKELQAPYELVKEVATAGKLPVVLFTAGGIATPADAAMMMQLGAEGVFVGSGIFKSGNPAERAAAIVKATTFYDDPDVIAKVSRGLGEAMVGINVDDVPVPHRLAERGW